A stretch of Telopea speciosissima isolate NSW1024214 ecotype Mountain lineage chromosome 11, Tspe_v1, whole genome shotgun sequence DNA encodes these proteins:
- the LOC122646091 gene encoding fruit protein pKIWI502 isoform X1, with the protein MSSLTLIPSPPHHNLSSHAHLHRYPHPPMAIIRHLNLPHLNLRHHRRRYLSVAAALRQDTSVWTQAPLSEVQPAAEELFHVSIDVSDSPDLVASHTRPGQYLQLRLPDAEKPAFLAIASSPSVSASKGQFEFLVKSVAGSTAELLCGLRRGDVVELSQVMGRGFDIGQISPPEEYPTVLIFATGSGISPIRSVIESGFSARKRSDVRLYYGARNLRRMAYQDRFKEWESSGVKVVPVFSQPDDRWEGEHGYVQVAAFARAKQTYNPLSTGALLCGQKQMAEEVTSLLVANGVSMEKILKNF; encoded by the exons ATGTCTTCTCTAACTCTCATCCCCTCTCCTCCTCACCACAACCTCAGCTCCCATGCCCACCTCCATCGCTACCCCCACCCTCCCATGGCTATCATACGCCACCTAAACCTGCCCCACCTGAATCTCCGCCATCACCGTCGTCGCTATCTCTCAGTCGCTGCCGCTCTCCGTCAAGACACCAGCGTCTGGACTCAAGCACCTCTCTCTGAGGTTCAACCCGCCGCTGAAGAGCTCTTCCACGTCAGCATCGACGTCTCCGATTCACCGGATCTCGTTGCCTCCCATACACGCCCCGGCCAGTACTTGCAGCTCCGGCTGCCCGACGCTGAGAAGCCTGCCTTCCTTGCCATTGCCTCTTCGCCTTCTGTCTCTGCGTCGAAAGGCCAATTTGAGTTTCTCGTCAAGAGTGTCGCGGGCTCTACGGCTGAGCTTCTCTGTGGGCTACGGAGAGGCGATGTGGTTGAGTTGAGCCAAGTTATGGGCAGAGGTTTCGATATCGGTCAGATCTCGCCGCCTGAGGAATACCCTACCGTTCTTATTTTCGCCACTGGTTCGGGAATTAG TCCAATTCGATCTGTCATTGAGTCAGGCTTCAGTGCCAGAAAGAGATCAGATGTGAGGCTTTATTATGGAGCTAGAAATCTTCGAAGAATGGCGTATCAG GATAGGTTCAAGGAATGGGAATCTTCTGGTGTTAAGGTTGTGCCTGTATTTTCACAACCAGATGATAGATGGGAGGGTGAACATGGCTATGTACAGGTG gCTGCTTTTGCTAGAGCCAAACAAACGTACAATCCTTTATCCACTGGTGCACTTCTCTGTGGGCAAAAACAAATGGCTGAG
- the LOC122646091 gene encoding fruit protein pKIWI502 isoform X2 has protein sequence MSSLTLIPSPPHHNLSSHAHLHRYPHPPMAIIRHLNLPHLNLRHHRRRYLSVAAALRQDTSVWTQAPLSEVQPAAEELFHVSIDVSDSPDLVASHTRPGQYLQLRLPDAEKPAFLAIASSPSVSASKGQFEFLVKSVAGSTAELLCGLRRGDVVELSQVMGRGFDIGQISPPEEYPTVLIFATGSGISPIRSVIESGFSARKRSDVRLYYGARNLRRMAYQDRFKEWESSGVKVVPVFSQPDDRWEGEHGYVQAAFARAKQTYNPLSTGALLCGQKQMAEEVTSLLVANGVSMEKILKNF, from the exons ATGTCTTCTCTAACTCTCATCCCCTCTCCTCCTCACCACAACCTCAGCTCCCATGCCCACCTCCATCGCTACCCCCACCCTCCCATGGCTATCATACGCCACCTAAACCTGCCCCACCTGAATCTCCGCCATCACCGTCGTCGCTATCTCTCAGTCGCTGCCGCTCTCCGTCAAGACACCAGCGTCTGGACTCAAGCACCTCTCTCTGAGGTTCAACCCGCCGCTGAAGAGCTCTTCCACGTCAGCATCGACGTCTCCGATTCACCGGATCTCGTTGCCTCCCATACACGCCCCGGCCAGTACTTGCAGCTCCGGCTGCCCGACGCTGAGAAGCCTGCCTTCCTTGCCATTGCCTCTTCGCCTTCTGTCTCTGCGTCGAAAGGCCAATTTGAGTTTCTCGTCAAGAGTGTCGCGGGCTCTACGGCTGAGCTTCTCTGTGGGCTACGGAGAGGCGATGTGGTTGAGTTGAGCCAAGTTATGGGCAGAGGTTTCGATATCGGTCAGATCTCGCCGCCTGAGGAATACCCTACCGTTCTTATTTTCGCCACTGGTTCGGGAATTAG TCCAATTCGATCTGTCATTGAGTCAGGCTTCAGTGCCAGAAAGAGATCAGATGTGAGGCTTTATTATGGAGCTAGAAATCTTCGAAGAATGGCGTATCAG GATAGGTTCAAGGAATGGGAATCTTCTGGTGTTAAGGTTGTGCCTGTATTTTCACAACCAGATGATAGATGGGAGGGTGAACATGGCTATGTACAG gCTGCTTTTGCTAGAGCCAAACAAACGTACAATCCTTTATCCACTGGTGCACTTCTCTGTGGGCAAAAACAAATGGCTGAG